DNA sequence from the Paenibacillus azoreducens genome:
ATCGTGCTGGATGAACCAAGCCAAACGGATGATAACTATCGGCTTTTGCTTGGCGCGCTAGAAAAACGTTTTCAGGAGCTTGGCAAAAAGCAGGCGGATATTTTGTTTTTTAACCCGATGATGCTGCCGTGGTACATACCGGATACGCCGAAACATGAGCATAACAACGCGCCTGGAGTGCCGTTAGGCAGCAGATTGTATTCCTTTTTGCGGCAGGAAGGCTACGTGGAACGCGCCATTGAAAACGCCATGTATCTGGACCTTGACCGGTTTGTCATGCCGGAAGAGATCCGCCGCAAGGAAGAAAAGGCGGCCGCAAACGGCTACAGGGTGGAAATGTTTGATCCCGCCCGACATGGCGGAGTAACAGAAATGCTTCAGGGTCTGAATAATCCGCTTTGGGAGAAGGAAATCGGCAAATGCACATCGGACGGCACCCCTGTCGTGGTGGCGGTGCAAGGAAGCCGGACGGTCGGATTCGCCGGCCCGGTGATCCGGCAGGATAATGGACGGGGATATTTTGCCGGGATTGGGGTTCATCCGGAGCATGAAGGCCATGGTCTTGGAACCATTTTGTTTTTTAAATTGTGCGAAGCTTTCAAAGTGATCGGTACCGAGTACATGTCACTCTACACAGGCAGCAGCAATCCGGCGATCCGGATTTACGAAAAAGCGGGCTTCCATACCGTAAAACAATTTTCAGTCATGCGAAGGGAGTTTTAAGGAATGAGCGAACAGAAGTTGACGATTTTGGCGATAGGCGGACATGTAGGGGATGCGGAACTGACGGCTGGGGGAGTGCTGGCGAGCCACTCCTTAAAAGGAGACAAGATCGTTACACTCGCTTTGACAGCAGGGGAGCGCGGCGTTCCGGCCGGGCAGGACATGGCGGAATACCGAATTCAAAAGGTGAATGAAGCCAAAGCTTTTGCCGATATGCTGGGCGGTGAATCCATCGTGTTTGATATTCCGGACGGCGAGCTGAAGGATACCGAAGAAATGCGTCTGCGCGTCTGCGACGTCATCCGCCGCGTGAAACCGAACGTCATCATCACGCATTGGAAAAACAGCATGCACAAAGACCATGCGACGACGCACAACATCGTAAACGACGCCCGTTTTTTCGCGGGACTCGCTTCATTCGAAAGAGAACTGCCCGCTCATTTTGCTCCCAGGCTGTATTATGCCGAAAACTGGGAGGATGCGGTTGATTACAAGCCTTATATCTACGTGGATTTTTCCAAGGAAGCCTTTGATCTGTGGGTAAAGGCGACGGAGCAGCATTGGTTTGTGACGGGCAGCAAGTCATTCCCTTATCTTGAATATTACAAACATCTTGCGAGAGTACGCGGCATCGAAGCGCGCAAGGAATACGCCGAAACCTTTATGGTACCGGAAGAAACCAAACGCGTGTTGAAGAGCGACTTATTTTAAATAAGCTGAACTAAACGCCACCCGGCTGCCTGTATCCGTACAATCATTGGTTCAACTTATTTAGTTAATCGATCATACAGTGGCTGCAGCAATGGAAATTGCCGCGGTCATTTTTTTCAAACCAATCTTTTCTGCAAGGGGGAACAACGATGATTCTGAACGGGATCGACACAGTTATGGAAGCGGCCCATCTGTTGAAAGGGAAAAAGCTTGGACTGATTACATCGCCGACCGGTTTAAACCGGCATTTTGAATCTACGATTCAGATTTTGCATGATAACTTTCATTTGGCCGCAATGTTTTCGCCTGAGCATGGCGTACGCGGGGATCAGGCTGCAGGAGCTATGGTCGATACCTATACCGATCCGATTACCCAAGTGCCTGTATACAGCTTGTACCGCAAAGATTCCAAACGGCTGAGCCAGGAAATGCTGGATGAAGTGGATCTGGTCGTCTACGACATCCAGGACGTAGGCGCACGCTATTATACATTTATTTATACGATGCTGTATGCACTGGAAGACTGCGCGAAAGCAGGGAAGGAGATCGTTATTTTCGACCGGATCAATCCGCTTGGCGGGGTGACGGTCGAAGGCAATATTTTGAAGCCGGGATACGAATCGTTTGTAGGCAATTATCCGCTTGCGGTTCGCTACGGATTGACTGCGGGCGAAGTAGCGATCATGGCGAATGAGCAGCAGGGCTGGAACGCCAAACTGCATGTGATCCGCTGTCAGGGCTGGGACCGCGATATGCTGTTTCCGGAGACGGGGCGCCATTGGATTATGCCTTCCCTGGGGATCCCGCGGTTTGAATCGGCATTGATTTATCCGGGCACCTGCCTGTTCGAAGGCACGAACATCTCCGAAGGGCGCGGGACTACCGCCCCGTTTGAGATCATAGGCGCTCCTTTTATTCATGCGGAGCAGCTTGCGGCCGAAATGAACAGTCTGAAGCTGCCAGGGGTTATGTTCCGTCCGGTATATTTCAAGCCGTCCTTTTCCAAATTCGAAGGAGAGCAGTGCGGAGGCGTACAGATCCATATTCTTGATTGCCGGGCTGTGCAGCCCCTCGAAACCGGAGTTTGGCTGCTGTTCACTATCCAAAGGAACTACGAGCAATTTTCGTTCCTGCCGCCTCTTAAGGAAAATTCAAGGCCGTTTATCGATTTGCTGGCCGGAGACAGCATATACCGCGATGAAAACGTTGATGTCCCGGCCCTGCTGGAACAATTCCGCGCGGAAAGCCGCGAATTCGCCAAGCTGAAAACGGAATATCACTTATATTAAGGAGCGAATAACCGGGATGAAGGAACTAACTTTAAAAGAAAAAATCGGCCAGCTGATCGTAACGGGCTTCCCCGGCCAGGATCTCGATGAGGCGACGCTTCGTCTGATCGAGGACTATAAAATTGGAAATATCATTTTGTTCGCGCATAACGTAAAAGACAAGGGGCAGCTCAAACATCTAAACGCAAAGCTTCAGGAAAAAATCACGGAGCATACGGGTTATCCGGCTTTGATCTCCATAGATCAGGAGGGCGGGCGCGTAACCCGGCTTCCCCAAGATGCGGTCAACGTGCCGGGAGCGATGGCGATTGCTTCAACCGGACGGCCGGAAAATGCTTATGCGGCGGGACGCATTACCGCCCGCGAAATGCGGGAGCTGGGAATCAATTTTAATCTGGCGCCGGTGCTGGATATCAACAACAATAAACAGAATCCGGTCATCAACGTGCGTTCTTACGGGGATACGGCTGAGGTCGTGACCGAATACGGGCTGCAAATGCTGCGCGGTTTGCGGGAAGGCGGCGTGCTGGCCGCGATCAAGCATTTCCCCGGACATGGCGATACGGCGGTGGATTCCCATCTGGGCCTGCCTTCGATCGATAAATCACTGGAAGCGTTGGCGGAGCTTGAATTAAAGCCGTTTCAGGCGGCCATTGACAGCGGTGCCGAATGCCTGACCAGCGCGCATATCCTGTTCCCGGCCATCGAGAAAAACCAGGTTCCGGCCACGATGTCAAGATCGATCATTACCGGTCTGCTAAAGGAAAAAATGGGATATCAAGGGCTTGTTATTTCGGACTGCCTTGAAATGAACGCCATTCAGAAATATTACGGAACCGCAGAAGGGGCCATAGGGGCGTTGAAAGCTGGCGTTCATCTGCTGTTCATCAGCCACTCCTCCCGTTTGGTTAAGGATGCGGTCCAGCGGATCGAGCAGGCGGTCCGGTCCGGCGAACTGCCGCTTGCCATCATTGATGAAGCCGTGGAGAAGGTATTGTTTTATAAAGCGAAGTATGGCCGGATTGTTGGCGGAGAATTGTCTGCGGCTGAACATGCCGTGAACCGGCGTGCCGCAGAGGCGATCAGCCTTGAGAGCATCTGTCATGTGAGCGGAGAATTGGAGAGGGTCAAGCGGAACGCATCCGATACGATCGTGATCGGAAGCTTGCCATACCGTCCCGATCAGGCATCCAGCCAAATCGGCATGGATCTCTCTTTTCCGGCGGAAGCGGGGGCGGCCTTTGGCATTCCGTATCTAGTGACGGATATCAATCCTGATGAACAAGAGCAAGAACGGATTGTGGCACAAGTGAAGGATTACCAAAAAGTGGTAATCGGATTATACAACGGCTGCGACCATACAGGCCAGCTGCAGTTGGTGAGCCGGCTAGCCCGGGCAGGCCATCGGGTTGCGGCGGTTGCTTTTGGCAAGCCGTATGATCTGGAAACGTTGGATGAAGGCGTTTGCGGGTTGGCTGCATTTGAATATACCCGAACGGCCATTCATTCTGTCATTCGCATTCTCGGCGGAGAAACGCCGCCCACCGGCCGACTCAGTCTTCGCCATTAAAAATGCACTTATGAATCTTTATTGAGCAAGGAAGTGACGACATCGATGAAATTTGTAGCCGGTCTGGATGGTGGAGGCACAAAAACAGCTGTAACGGTTGCGGATGAACGGGGGACGGTTTTGAAGACTTTTACCTCGGGAGCCATCAATTATAATGGTCAGGATGAAGCTAGCGTCGGCGCAAGCCTGAAGGAAATTGTACGGGAAATCGGGGCAATCTGCAGCGGGATTGAACATTGCGCGGAAATATGCGTCGGCGCCGCCGGTGTCAGCAATCCCACGGTTGTAAGCAGGTTAACGGAGCAGATCCGGAGCAGCGGTTTTCAAGGGGGGCTTCATATCACCGGTGATCATGAAACCGCCTTGTACGGGGCGCATCTGAGGGATTATGGAATGATTCTGATTGCCGGAACGGGCTCCATCGGTCTTGGAAAAAATAAAGCGGGCGCTACCCATCGCACCGGAGGTTACGGGCATCTGATCGATGACGAAGGAAGCGGCTACGCGATTGGGCGCGATTTGCTGTCGGCACTCGTCCAAGCGCATGATGGGCGAATTCCGGAGACGGTGATTACCGAACTCGTTTACAAACAGCTGCAAATCGCTACAATACAGGAAGTTATTAGCTTTGTTTACGATAAGCGCACGAACAAAAAGGACATTGCCGCGCTGGCGCCGATCCTTTCGGCAGCCTGTGCGGCCGGAGATCCGGCGGCGCTATGCATTGCGGAGAAATGTGCTTCCTCGTTGCTGGGCCTTGTGATTCCGATGGCGGAAGCCCTGTCGCTTCAAGAAGACAGCCTGGCCGTGGCCGGCAGTGTCTTGCTCAAAAACATTTTCATTCAGAAAATGTTCCGTGAGAAACTGCTTGAACATTATCCTAAGATGGAATGCATAGCGCCAAAAAGCGATGCCTCGATGGGCGCTGCATTAATGGCTTTAAGGCGATTGCAATCCAATTAAACGGCAGATTGCGGCACAGGCAGTTAAGTCGATTTTCAAATCAGCCTTTCGTTTATTCGCTTCAAACTTGAGCTGAAAGATGAAGAAATGGCGGTGCAAAACGATGATTTTTTTGTGCCGTTATTTCTTTATTTCGATTGACTGAAGATGTATAATGCAAAGAAAGTATCCAGAAAAAGGGGGGAGAATCATGTCTCGTTGAAAGTAAACACCTTCCAAGTAGCTTGGGACAGTACCATTACAACCATTTCCTCAAATTAGTTCCCGCCACGAGAGTTACCAACATTTTATTTCTTTCAGAGTTTTGATTCCTATCCACCTTTTAGTAAATTGTGATCGCGCCATCCCTCATTTTTGTAGTGTATCGCCGATTTGCGTTAAAGCAAGAATAACCGGCGATTACCGGCATACAAATGGTGGATACTTGGAATTTAACACGGGAAAGAGATAAAACATAAAAGGAGTGAAGAATTAATCACATGAAAGGTTTAAGAGTAAATACGAAAACTGGAATTATTGCTTTTTTTGCTTTTTTGCTGATTACAGCCGGTTTTTGGGGAGCGCGGCCGGTTGAGGCCGAGTCGGCTTCGCCAATCAAGGTAGCCGTGGATACGAAATGGATCTCTTTTTCGGTTGATCCGCTGATCGACGGGGGAACGACGCTGGTGCAAATGCGCCCGCTTTTTGAATCGATGGGAATCTCCCTCAAGTGGGATCAGCAGAAACAGATCATAACGGGCCAAAAGGATTCCATGTCCTTCACATTGAAGGTCGACAGCTCCAAAGCGGTGCTGAACGGGAAAGAAATCACATTGGATAAACCAGCGCGGGTCATTCATGGCAATACACTGGTTCCGCTGCGGTTCGTGGGCGAGGCAACGGGGAGCGTTGTAGCCTGGGATGCCCCAAACAGGGAAATCACGATTTTTACGGAGCAGATGATCAAACAGCTCGGACTTACCAAAGAGCAGGTGGAGAAAATAGTTGCCGAGCATGGTTGGTCAGGTTCTGGCACATCGCCGGATAACAACCAACAACCGACCGATCCGGGGCAGAAGCCGAACCAAAACGGAACACAGCCGCCAGCGGGAGCGGTTAATCTTGAAAAGCTGCAGGGAATGTATGCCGGATTTCGCACGGATGTAGGCGGCTACGAATGCGGAGGCACCTGCTGGGATTTTTACACTTTCCTTCCCGGAAAAAAAGTAGTCGTTGGCGAACCGGAGCAAGGCGGGCCGGAGACGATCGATTGCTCCAAACAGTCGTGCAATACGTATACCATTCAAAGTAACAAGCTTGTCTTAAATAACGGAAAAACCTACTCCGTCCGCGTGTCGGCACAAGGAAATCTGATCATTGATGATGTTGAATTAACGGCCGTTAAGCCGGTAGCGCCGGGGTACAAATTAAATGGGGGTTATGTGTTTAGAGGTTTTGAAGGATTGGCTGGAGCCAATGCTGCTTCTTCGGCTTGGGAGGAGTGGATTACCTTTAAAGCGGACGGAACCTTCAAAAGCGATAATTTGACGTTAGGCACGCTTGATACGGGTTCCGCGTCAACCAACTCCGGCTCGGGAACGAGCGGCTCAGGGACTTACAGCATTTCCGGAAATACCATCACGCTTCAATTTTCCGGGGGAAAAACATTCCGTTACGTCTTTTTCGTACACGCTGGAAAAAATGGGCAGCCGAATCCGCTTAATATCCAAATCGGCAGCCGTAATTTTTATGTCGATAACAAATGATTTGGAAGAAAGCAAGCTGAATTGATCCCGACTACAGCTCCTTGTTTTCTCCTGTTATCATATCCATCTTATAAACTTTACTTGTTGTTTTGTTGACGCTGAACCAGCCATACGTGGCTATATGATCAGGGAAATTTTCAAATACATGAATGGAATATTCGTTATCGTCGGCGCTGTCGATCATCATATGAAGATGATATTTGTCAGCGTCTTTTTTTATTTTCTGATAAACCAGAATTAAAGCTTGTTCTTCGCTGATGGCCGCAGCCGGCTGTTTTCCGATATATAGTTTATTGTCCTGCAAGCTGACCTGCTTGCCGATAGACTCCGAAAGCGGACGGACCGGTACATAAGTCGTTCCTTTATAGATGAAGGCATCCGCTGATTTCGTTTTGGCTCCGTCTACGTACAGGTCTATTTTTTTCAATAACACCTGGATATTTGTTCCGGCTGCGGCAAAAGCGGTAACACCCGTGACCATCGAGCCGATCGTAAGACCGATGAGCAGTCCCTTCAGCTTATCTTTCATGTGATGAACCTCTTTTCTTCTGGAAATGATAACCTTAGTATAGAACTGAAATATCATTCTGGATAGTACCGCAAGCAACTTTAGCATGGTAAAAAACGTCGAAATCATAGATATTCTGCGATTGCCCGAGAAATAAACGGTATTTCCCTGCATATGCTCATAGCAAACTGGCAA
Encoded proteins:
- a CDS encoding GNAT family N-acetyltransferase, whose protein sequence is MLNAWEDKYTQPVIDLWNKEAVMDGYKELTKQSFQQIFASSPYFDKENTFILSEDGQVTGFACGCTGSDLPLGETAGYITCIVLDEPSQTDDNYRLLLGALEKRFQELGKKQADILFFNPMMLPWYIPDTPKHEHNNAPGVPLGSRLYSFLRQEGYVERAIENAMYLDLDRFVMPEEIRRKEEKAAANGYRVEMFDPARHGGVTEMLQGLNNPLWEKEIGKCTSDGTPVVVAVQGSRTVGFAGPVIRQDNGRGYFAGIGVHPEHEGHGLGTILFFKLCEAFKVIGTEYMSLYTGSSNPAIRIYEKAGFHTVKQFSVMRREF
- a CDS encoding PIG-L deacetylase family protein, whose protein sequence is MSEQKLTILAIGGHVGDAELTAGGVLASHSLKGDKIVTLALTAGERGVPAGQDMAEYRIQKVNEAKAFADMLGGESIVFDIPDGELKDTEEMRLRVCDVIRRVKPNVIITHWKNSMHKDHATTHNIVNDARFFAGLASFERELPAHFAPRLYYAENWEDAVDYKPYIYVDFSKEAFDLWVKATEQHWFVTGSKSFPYLEYYKHLARVRGIEARKEYAETFMVPEETKRVLKSDLF
- a CDS encoding exo-beta-N-acetylmuramidase NamZ domain-containing protein, whose protein sequence is MILNGIDTVMEAAHLLKGKKLGLITSPTGLNRHFESTIQILHDNFHLAAMFSPEHGVRGDQAAGAMVDTYTDPITQVPVYSLYRKDSKRLSQEMLDEVDLVVYDIQDVGARYYTFIYTMLYALEDCAKAGKEIVIFDRINPLGGVTVEGNILKPGYESFVGNYPLAVRYGLTAGEVAIMANEQQGWNAKLHVIRCQGWDRDMLFPETGRHWIMPSLGIPRFESALIYPGTCLFEGTNISEGRGTTAPFEIIGAPFIHAEQLAAEMNSLKLPGVMFRPVYFKPSFSKFEGEQCGGVQIHILDCRAVQPLETGVWLLFTIQRNYEQFSFLPPLKENSRPFIDLLAGDSIYRDENVDVPALLEQFRAESREFAKLKTEYHLY
- a CDS encoding glycoside hydrolase family 3 protein, with protein sequence MKELTLKEKIGQLIVTGFPGQDLDEATLRLIEDYKIGNIILFAHNVKDKGQLKHLNAKLQEKITEHTGYPALISIDQEGGRVTRLPQDAVNVPGAMAIASTGRPENAYAAGRITAREMRELGINFNLAPVLDINNNKQNPVINVRSYGDTAEVVTEYGLQMLRGLREGGVLAAIKHFPGHGDTAVDSHLGLPSIDKSLEALAELELKPFQAAIDSGAECLTSAHILFPAIEKNQVPATMSRSIITGLLKEKMGYQGLVISDCLEMNAIQKYYGTAEGAIGALKAGVHLLFISHSSRLVKDAVQRIEQAVRSGELPLAIIDEAVEKVLFYKAKYGRIVGGELSAAEHAVNRRAAEAISLESICHVSGELERVKRNASDTIVIGSLPYRPDQASSQIGMDLSFPAEAGAAFGIPYLVTDINPDEQEQERIVAQVKDYQKVVIGLYNGCDHTGQLQLVSRLARAGHRVAAVAFGKPYDLETLDEGVCGLAAFEYTRTAIHSVIRILGGETPPTGRLSLRH
- a CDS encoding N-acetylglucosamine kinase; protein product: MKFVAGLDGGGTKTAVTVADERGTVLKTFTSGAINYNGQDEASVGASLKEIVREIGAICSGIEHCAEICVGAAGVSNPTVVSRLTEQIRSSGFQGGLHITGDHETALYGAHLRDYGMILIAGTGSIGLGKNKAGATHRTGGYGHLIDDEGSGYAIGRDLLSALVQAHDGRIPETVITELVYKQLQIATIQEVISFVYDKRTNKKDIAALAPILSAACAAGDPAALCIAEKCASSLLGLVIPMAEALSLQEDSLAVAGSVLLKNIFIQKMFREKLLEHYPKMECIAPKSDASMGAALMALRRLQSN
- a CDS encoding copper amine oxidase N-terminal domain-containing protein, translating into MKGLRVNTKTGIIAFFAFLLITAGFWGARPVEAESASPIKVAVDTKWISFSVDPLIDGGTTLVQMRPLFESMGISLKWDQQKQIITGQKDSMSFTLKVDSSKAVLNGKEITLDKPARVIHGNTLVPLRFVGEATGSVVAWDAPNREITIFTEQMIKQLGLTKEQVEKIVAEHGWSGSGTSPDNNQQPTDPGQKPNQNGTQPPAGAVNLEKLQGMYAGFRTDVGGYECGGTCWDFYTFLPGKKVVVGEPEQGGPETIDCSKQSCNTYTIQSNKLVLNNGKTYSVRVSAQGNLIIDDVELTAVKPVAPGYKLNGGYVFRGFEGLAGANAASSAWEEWITFKADGTFKSDNLTLGTLDTGSASTNSGSGTSGSGTYSISGNTITLQFSGGKTFRYVFFVHAGKNGQPNPLNIQIGSRNFYVDNK
- a CDS encoding stalk domain-containing protein codes for the protein MKDKLKGLLIGLTIGSMVTGVTAFAAAGTNIQVLLKKIDLYVDGAKTKSADAFIYKGTTYVPVRPLSESIGKQVSLQDNKLYIGKQPAAAISEEQALILVYQKIKKDADKYHLHMMIDSADDNEYSIHVFENFPDHIATYGWFSVNKTTSKVYKMDMITGENKEL